From the Streptomyces syringium genome, one window contains:
- a CDS encoding serine hydrolase domain-containing protein, with amino-acid sequence MEHSGWADEGFGAVADEFARNFTERGDLGAAVTVFAGGRKVVDLWGGIADQRTGRAWEEGTAAPVFSAAKGIVGICAHLLAQQGRLDLDAPMADYWPEFGQRGKEKITTRMVLAHRAGLPAVDDRTLTFEDLAAWTPVIKALEEQEPLWEPGTALEYHGFTLGWLVGEVIRRITGLTPGAYFRAAVADELGLRTWIGVPEAELPSLARLVEAGGRPALPDPETLIMRILTTNGLVPFPGLDDPHGYNSPALLTAEFPGTGGVSSARGLATLYAAAAHGVDGGPRLLSPETVTDAVREQSAGASWSGFPDLGARWGSGFHLDSARHPLLGPRSFGHDGSGGQLAFGDDEYGVGFGYVTNRMIGHGDARTASLLMAVRGCVGR; translated from the coding sequence GTGGAGCACAGCGGATGGGCCGACGAGGGGTTCGGAGCCGTAGCGGACGAGTTCGCCCGGAACTTCACCGAGCGCGGTGACCTCGGCGCGGCCGTGACCGTCTTCGCGGGCGGCCGCAAGGTCGTGGACCTGTGGGGCGGCATCGCCGACCAGCGGACCGGCCGGGCCTGGGAAGAGGGCACCGCCGCCCCGGTCTTCTCCGCCGCCAAGGGCATCGTCGGCATCTGCGCCCATCTGCTCGCGCAGCAGGGCCGGCTCGACCTCGACGCCCCCATGGCCGACTACTGGCCGGAGTTCGGGCAGCGCGGCAAGGAGAAGATCACAACGCGCATGGTCCTCGCGCACCGCGCCGGCCTGCCCGCCGTCGACGACCGCACGCTGACCTTCGAGGACCTCGCCGCCTGGACCCCGGTCATCAAGGCCCTTGAGGAGCAGGAGCCCCTCTGGGAGCCCGGCACGGCGCTGGAGTACCACGGGTTCACCCTGGGCTGGCTGGTCGGCGAGGTGATCCGGCGGATCACCGGGCTCACCCCCGGCGCGTACTTCCGTGCGGCCGTCGCCGACGAGCTGGGCCTGCGGACCTGGATCGGGGTGCCCGAGGCCGAACTCCCCTCGCTGGCCCGGCTCGTCGAGGCCGGGGGACGGCCCGCGCTGCCCGACCCGGAGACGCTCATCATGCGGATCCTGACGACGAACGGGCTGGTGCCCTTCCCCGGCCTCGACGATCCGCACGGCTACAACTCCCCCGCGCTGCTGACCGCCGAGTTCCCCGGGACGGGCGGCGTCTCCTCGGCGCGCGGTCTGGCCACGCTGTACGCGGCCGCCGCGCACGGTGTGGACGGCGGGCCGCGGCTGCTCAGCCCGGAGACCGTCACCGACGCGGTGCGGGAGCAGTCGGCCGGCGCCTCCTGGTCGGGCTTCCCCGACCTGGGCGCGCGGTGGGGCTCCGGCTTCCACCTCGACTCGGCCCGCCACCCCCTGCTCGGCCCCCGCAGCTTCGGCCACGACGGCTCGGGCGGACAACTGGCCTTCGGCGACGACGAATACGGCGTCGGCTTCGGTTATGTCACCAACCGGATGATCGGCCACGGCGACGCCAGGACGGCGTCCCTGCTCATGGCGGTACGGGGGTGTGTCGGGCGCTAG
- the lepB gene encoding signal peptidase I, giving the protein MADAAVDARSEHNGPEDGSAPQGPRGKKAKKQRPFWKELPILLGVALLLALLIKTFLVQAFSIPSDSMQNTLQPGDRVLVDKLTPWFGSEPERGEVVVFHDPGDWMKYEPTPQPNAAQKVLSFIGLMPSAEEKDLIKRVIGVGGDTVECKGTGPVKVNGKPLDEPYVFAGNTACSTDERGQFKVKVPKGHLWVMGDHRQNSADSRYHRENPGGGMVPVGNVVGRAVVVAWPVDRWSTLPVPGTFDQKDINTVAATAPGALALVGAAPLVWLRRRSRARVSAAE; this is encoded by the coding sequence GTGGCGGACGCGGCGGTCGACGCACGGTCGGAGCACAACGGGCCGGAGGACGGGTCGGCGCCACAGGGCCCGCGCGGCAAGAAGGCAAAGAAGCAGCGCCCCTTCTGGAAGGAGCTGCCGATCCTCCTCGGGGTGGCGCTCCTGCTCGCCCTGCTGATCAAGACCTTCCTGGTGCAGGCGTTCTCGATCCCGTCGGACTCCATGCAGAACACCCTGCAGCCGGGCGACCGGGTGCTGGTCGACAAGCTGACCCCGTGGTTCGGCTCGGAGCCCGAGCGCGGCGAGGTCGTCGTCTTCCACGACCCGGGCGACTGGATGAAGTACGAGCCGACCCCGCAGCCCAACGCCGCCCAGAAGGTGCTCAGCTTCATCGGCCTGATGCCGTCCGCCGAGGAGAAGGACCTGATCAAGCGGGTCATCGGGGTCGGCGGCGACACGGTGGAGTGCAAGGGCACGGGCCCGGTCAAGGTCAACGGCAAGCCCCTCGACGAGCCGTACGTCTTCGCGGGGAACACGGCCTGCAGCACGGACGAGAGGGGGCAGTTCAAGGTCAAGGTCCCCAAGGGGCACCTGTGGGTGATGGGTGACCACCGCCAGAACTCCGCGGACTCCCGCTACCACCGCGAGAACCCCGGCGGCGGCATGGTGCCGGTCGGCAATGTGGTGGGCCGCGCGGTCGTCGTCGCCTGGCCGGTCGACCGCTGGTCCACGCTGCCGGTGCCCGGCACGTTCGACCAGAAGGACATCAACACGGTGGCCGCCACGGCCCCCGGCGCGCTGGCCCTCGTGGGCGCGGCACCGCTGGTGTGGCTGCGCAGGCGCTCCCGCGCGCGGGTGTCCGCAGCCGAGTAG
- a CDS encoding LysE family translocator — MTISTTLWSFALVVGLLTLTPGLDTALVLRTAALGRRRRAWGVVLGIQTGILVWGALTSLGVTALLTASQMAYEILRWAGAVYLLWMGARMLIDAWRGIRTDGTGEAQALKEAETLYEGWRQGALTNLLNPKVGVFYVAVLPQFIPAGAPHFTTGLLLTCVHILLGLLWSMALIAFAQALRGWLQRPAARRALDRVTGTVIAGFGLKLALGD, encoded by the coding sequence ATGACGATAAGCACAACGCTATGGTCCTTCGCTTTGGTCGTGGGCCTCCTCACCCTCACCCCCGGCCTCGACACCGCCCTCGTCCTGCGCACAGCGGCGCTCGGCCGCCGCCGACGGGCCTGGGGCGTGGTCCTCGGCATCCAGACCGGCATCCTGGTCTGGGGTGCGCTCACCTCGCTCGGTGTGACCGCGCTCTTGACGGCGTCTCAGATGGCGTACGAGATCCTGCGCTGGGCGGGCGCGGTGTATCTGCTGTGGATGGGCGCCCGCATGCTCATCGACGCCTGGCGCGGCATACGGACCGACGGGACGGGCGAGGCACAGGCCTTGAAGGAGGCCGAGACCCTGTACGAGGGGTGGCGGCAGGGCGCGCTCACCAACCTCCTCAACCCCAAGGTGGGCGTCTTCTACGTCGCCGTCCTGCCGCAGTTCATCCCGGCCGGAGCCCCGCACTTCACGACCGGTCTGCTGCTGACCTGCGTGCACATACTGCTCGGCCTGCTCTGGTCGATGGCGCTGATCGCCTTCGCCCAGGCCCTGCGCGGCTGGCTCCAACGCCCCGCCGCGCGCCGGGCCCTCGACCGCGTCACCGGCACGGTCATCGCGGGCTTCGGCCTGAAGCTCGCCCTGGGGGACTGA
- a CDS encoding zinc-binding dehydrogenase: MHAIRLHAFGPAGNLSHEEVPAPVPAEGQVRIDVRASGVHWIETTLRRGLPVGPHQPPELPVIPGGEVAGVVSAVGPGVDEQWLGRRVVAQLGGYGGYAEQAVADVGSLHPLPDDLDAETAVAAITTGSTAQGVLSVAGITADDTVLVMSAAGGLGSLFVQAARRAGATVVGVAGGPAKTARVRELGADVAVDYRDADWPAHVREALGGRRVSVVLDGVGGTTGRQALELLGPGGRFLLHGWASGTATEITTQDIIERALTVTWAIGPAMVPAGGMRELATRALAEAAAGRLVPLITRFPLARAADAHAALEAREAEGKVVLTI; this comes from the coding sequence ATGCACGCGATACGACTGCACGCCTTCGGCCCCGCCGGGAACTTGAGCCACGAAGAGGTTCCCGCGCCCGTGCCGGCCGAGGGTCAAGTGCGGATCGATGTACGGGCGAGCGGCGTCCACTGGATCGAGACCACCCTCCGGCGCGGCCTCCCCGTCGGCCCGCACCAGCCGCCGGAGCTGCCGGTCATCCCCGGTGGCGAGGTCGCCGGCGTCGTGTCGGCGGTGGGACCGGGCGTGGACGAACAGTGGCTGGGGCGACGGGTGGTGGCGCAGTTGGGCGGGTACGGCGGGTACGCCGAGCAGGCCGTCGCCGACGTCGGCTCCCTCCACCCCCTCCCCGACGACCTGGACGCCGAGACCGCCGTAGCGGCGATCACGACCGGCTCCACGGCCCAGGGCGTCCTGTCCGTCGCGGGCATCACCGCCGACGACACGGTGCTGGTGATGTCGGCGGCCGGCGGCCTCGGCAGCCTGTTCGTCCAGGCGGCGCGCCGGGCCGGTGCCACCGTCGTGGGAGTGGCGGGCGGCCCGGCGAAGACGGCACGCGTACGGGAGCTCGGCGCCGATGTCGCGGTCGACTACCGGGACGCCGACTGGCCGGCGCACGTCCGCGAGGCCCTGGGCGGGCGTCGGGTGAGCGTGGTCCTCGACGGCGTGGGCGGCACGACCGGCCGCCAGGCCCTGGAACTGCTCGGCCCCGGCGGCCGCTTCCTGCTGCACGGCTGGGCCTCCGGAACGGCCACCGAGATCACCACACAGGACATCATCGAACGCGCCCTCACCGTCACCTGGGCGATCGGCCCGGCCATGGTCCCCGCCGGCGGCATGCGCGAGCTCGCCACCCGCGCCCTGGCCGAGGCCGCCGCGGGCCGCCTCGTCCCGCTGATCACCCGCTTCCCCCTCGCACGCGCCGCCGACGCGCATGCCGCGCTGGAAGCCCGCGAGGCCGAGGGCAAGGTCGTGCTGACGATCTGA